In Corylus avellana chromosome ca2, CavTom2PMs-1.0, the following proteins share a genomic window:
- the LOC132172730 gene encoding serine/threonine-protein kinase ZRK1-like translates to MLPKKLVAALVEKRVEKRERKRAFLENGGLVLERLVASCNGRPIPIRTFSYKELLLATNNFDPRLILRDEGHHQIYKGSFEGRVLSIKKYDHVYMDEVLTDLGISAKTSAHKHILQLAGCCLETSIPALVFEYAQNGVLADQIFCNSQHAVSRLQSRQKGMPLVWQSRLKIVRQIAHAISYVHTAFSRSIIHRDIKLSNIFLDEHDVPKLANFELSISIPEGETYVDVAIQGTYGYACPSYVATGRITEKADVYSFGVVMLEILTGRPVFDKNRATRDHNLLELVRNCAINEIVDPAILAEDGGVGLEESQLQAVLRLALICIENDPEIRPTMVNVTKELRRIERSIG, encoded by the coding sequence ATGCTACCGAAGAAGCTGGTTGCTGCTCTTGTAGAAAAGAGAgtggaaaagagagagagaaagagagcattTCTTGAGAATGGAGGGCTTGTATTGGAGAGGCTGGTTGCCTCTTGTAATGGAAGGCCTATTCCCATCCGCACCTTCTCCTATAAAGAACTTCTCTTGGCAACCAACAACTTTGATCCTCGCCTTATTCTACGTGACGAAGGGCATCATCAAATTTACAAGGGTTCTTTTGAAGGCCGAGTACTTTCCATTAAGAAGTATGATCATGTGTACATGGACGAGGTACTAACGGATTTAGGTATTTCTGCAAAGACAAGCGCTCACAAACATATTCTGCAACTCGCAGGATGCTGTCTCGAGACTTCAATTCCGGCTTTAGTGTTTGAATATGCTCAAAATGGAGTCCTTGCCGATCAAATATTCTGCAACTCGCAGCATGCTGTCTCGAGACTTCAATCCCGACAAAAAGGTATGCCCTTAGTGTGGCAGAGCAGGTTAAAGATTGTAAGGCAGATTGCTCATGCAATTTCATATGTCCACACTGCATTCTCAAGGTCCATCATCCATAGAGATATAAAGTTGAGTAATATCTTCTTAGACGAGCATGATGttcccaaacttgcaaattttgaACTTTCCATTTCAATTCCCGAGGGTGAAACTTACGTGGACGTTGCTATTCAGGGGACTTATGGTTATGCATGCCCTAGCTATGTCGCTACAGGAAGGATAACGGAGAAAGCTGATGTTTATAGCTTCGGTGTGGTTATGCTAGAGATTTTAACTGGACGACCTGTATTTGATAAAAATCGCGCAACTAGAGATCATAATTTACTAGAGCTAGTAAGAAACTGTGCTATAAATGAGATTGTAGATCCTGCAATCCTAGCAGAGGATGGAGGAGTTGGTTTGGAGGAATCGCAATTGCAAGCTGTCCTGCGGCTTGCTCTCATATGCATAGAGAACGATCCAGAGATAAGGCCGACGATGGTGAATGTTACAAAAGAACTTAGGCGGATTGAGAGGTCCATCGGATGA
- the LOC132168488 gene encoding non-functional pseudokinase ZRK2-like, with protein sequence MQKCTTEKDLPEPEKPVGGEGDGDQNERILLRMTKKRERERAFLENGGKVLEVLVAACNGKPIPIRTFSYKEISRATNSFDPRLVVNNEKLYNWYKGSFDDRTIFIKEYKEAFAVPDMAFADIAVSAKASAHKNVIKLVGCCLETQIPTLVYESAENGTLSGRIFVSDSPGAQQQHQLMAWQSRLKIARQIAHAIAYLHTAFSRPIIHRHIKPRNIFLDQHDVPKLCDFSLSVTVPEGEIDVKVELLEYTIGYVCPVYFATSRVTEKTDVYSFGRVLLDLLTGQYSWHLHKVDDEDTNLINFLRNHDVNNIVDPAILAEEGGANVKQQLQAVLQLAIISLDQDPVKRPTMVHVTKELRRIERFVV encoded by the exons ATGCAAAAATGCACCACAGAGAAGGATCTGCCGGAGCCGGAGAAGCCAG TGGGGGGAGAGGGAGATGGAGATCAAAATGAGAGGATTTTGCTAAGAATgaccaaaaaaagagagagagaaagagcgtTTCTAGAGAATGGAGGCAAAGTACTGGAGGTGCTGGTTGCGGCCTGCAATGGCAAACCTATTCCCATCCGCACCTTCTCCTATAAAGAGATTAGCCGAGCAACCAATAGCTTTGATCCTCGCCTTGTTGTAAACAATGAAAAGTTGTATAATTGGTACAAGGGTTCCTTTGATGACCGAACCATTTTCATCAAGGAATATAAAGAAGCCTTCGCAGTGCCGGACATGGCCTTCGCCGACATAGCTGTTTCTGCAAAGGCGAGCGCCCACAAGAATGTTATAAAGCTGGTTGGGTGTTGTCTCGAGACTCAAATTCCCACTTTGGTGTATGAATCCGCCGAGAATGGAACCCTCAGCGGTCGAATCTTTGTCTCTGATTCCCCCGGAGCTCAACAACAACATCAGCTTATGGCGTGGCAAAGCAGGTTAAAGATTGCAAGGCAGATTGCTCATGCAATTGCGTATCTCCACACTGCATTCTCCAGACCCATTATTCATAGGCATATAAAACCGCGAAATATCTTCTTAGACCAACACGATGTTCCCAAATTGTGTGATTTTTCACTTTCTGTGACAGTCCCCGAGGGTGAAATTGATGTAAAAGTTGAGCTACTGGAGTACACTATTGGATACGTTTGCCCAGTCTATTTCGCCACGAGCAGGGTAACAGAGAAAACTGATGTGTATAGCTTTGGAAGAGTTTTATTAGATCTTTTAACTGGACAATATTCCTGGCATCTACATAAAGTTGATGATGAAGATACGAACTTAATAAATTTCTTGAGAAACCATGATGTGAATAATATTGTCGATCCTGCAATCTTGGcagaggaaggaggagccaaCGTGAAGCAACAATTGCAAGCCGTACTACAGCTTGCCATCATAAGCTTAGATCAAGATCCGGTAAAAAGGCCAACTATGGTTCATGTTACAAAAGAACTCAGGCGAATCGAGAGGTTCGTCGTGTGA
- the LOC132170831 gene encoding auxin-responsive protein IAA9-like, giving the protein MSPPLLSAEEGEQSNVSLVPSSPNMDCISQNGSGLKERNYMGLSDCSSVDSSPVSSLSEEKKNNLNLKATELRLGLPGSQSPDRIPELCLLNTGKLDEKPLFPLLPSKEGICSSSQKNVVSGNKRGFSDTVDGFSEVKSSVYTAGNWMYHAVSDSESPQSVGQGKFPGSSGMNVVLSSRPSGAQSPIMKELPTKVMQERPRATNGTSHNNNTDTNGNSSAPAPKAQVVGWPPIRSFRKNSLATTSKNNDEVDGKPGPGALFVKVSMDGAPYLRKVDLRTYSKYQELSTALEKMFSCFTIGQCGSQGAPGREMLSESKLRDLLHGSEYVLTYEDKDGDWMLVGDVPWEMFIDSCKRLKIMKGSDAIGLAPRAMEKSRNRN; this is encoded by the exons ATGTCTCCTCCGCTGCTAAGTGCTGAGGAGGGAGAGCAGAGCAATGTCTCTCTAGTGCCTTCGTCACCAAATATGGACTGTATCTCCCAAAATGGCTCAGGATTAAAAGAACGTAATTACATGGGTTTGTCAGATTGTTCTTCGGTAGATAGTTCTCCTGTCTCGAGCTTGTcagaagagaaaaagaacaatCTGAACTTGAAGGCTACAGAGTTGCGGCTTGGCCTTCCTGGATCCCAATCACCCGATCGAATACCTGAGCTCTGCTTGCTGAACACCGGGAAACTTGATGAGAAGCCGCTGTTTCCCTTACTTCCTTCAAAGGAAGGAATCTGCTCGTCATCACAGAAGAATGTTGTTTCGGGTAACAAGAGAGGTTTCTCTGACACTGTGGATGGGTTCTCAGAGGTAAAAAGTTCTGTTTATACTGCGGGGAATTGGATGTATCATGCAGTTTCTGATTCTGAATCTCCACAATCTGTGGGGCAAGGAAAGTTTCCTGGCAGTTCAGGGATGAATGTAGTGCTATCATCCAGGCCTTCTGGGGCTCAGTCACCCATAATGAAAGAGTTGCCCACAAAGGTGATGCAGGAACGTCCTCGTGCCACCAATGGAACTAGCCACAACAATAATACTGATACTAACGGCAACAGCAGTGCTCCAGCTCCCAA GGCGCAGGTTGTTGGTTGGCCTCCAATAAGATCATTTAGGAAGAATTCATTGGCTACCACTTCGAAAAACAATGATGAAGTGGATGGAAAACCAGGTCCTGGTGCACTTTTTGTGAAGGTCAGCATGGATGGTGCTCCCTATCTCAGGAAGGTCGATCTGAGAACCTACTCTAAATATCAAGAGCTGTCAACTGCTCTTGAGAAGATGTTCAGCTGTTTCACCATAG GTCAATGTGGATCCCAAGGAGCACCAGGGAGGGAAATGCTGAGTGAGAGCAAGTTAAGAGATCTTTTGCATGGATCAGAATATGTACTTACATACGAGGATAAAGATGGTGACTGGATGCTTGTAGGGGATGTTCCGTGGGA GATGTTTATTGACTCATGCAAGAGGCTGAAGATCATGAAGGGATCTGATGCCATTGGCTTAG CTCCCAGGGCCATGGAGAAATCCAGGAATAGAAACTAG
- the LOC132172224 gene encoding serine/threonine-protein kinase ZRK1-like encodes MPLTKKEERAKKREEERERKRAFIKNGGLVLEKLVASCNGRPIPIRTFSYKELLLATNNFDPRHISHIGALYKLYHGTFEGRFISIKLYGERSTKDMALSDLAISAKTSAHKNIQKLVGCCLETSIPALVFQYAQNGALADRIYISRRSGTPMVWQSRLKIGRAIAHAIACLHTAFSRPIIHRDIKLQNIYLDQLNVPKLKDFSLSISIPEGETHVVVDKVCGTRGFSCSSYMLTNTVTEKTDVYSFGVVLLELLTGQDSAGLLRLAYGNNILVDYFLENNKKLKDSLRNRALNEIVDPAILGEGGVGVEQQLQSVVQLSVICIEDDPVIRPTMVEVTKELRRIERYIA; translated from the coding sequence ATGCCGCtgacaaagaaagaagagagagcgaaaaagagagaggaagagagagagagaaagagagcattTATAAAGAATGGAGGGCTTGTATTGGAGAAGCTGGTTGCCTCTTGTAATGGCAGGCCTATTCCCATCCGTACCTTCTCCTATAAAGAGCTTCTCTTGGCAACCAATAACTTTGATCCTCGCCATATTTCACATATAGGCGCGTTGTATAAATTGTACCATGGTACTTTTGAAGGCCGGTTTATTTCCATTAAGCTTTACGGAGAAAGGTCCACAAAGGACATGGCCCTATCGGATCTAGCTATTTCTGCAAAGACGAGCGCTcacaaaaatattcaaaaattgGTAGGATGCTGCCTCGAGACATCAATTCCCGCATTAGTGTTTCAATATGCTCAAAATGGAGCTCTTGCCGATCGAATTTATATCTCTCGACGAAGTGGTACGCCTATGGTGTGGCAGAGCAGGTTAAAGATTGGAAGAGCAATTGCTCATGCAATTGCATGTCTCCACACTGCATTCTCCAGGCCTATCATCCATAGAGATATAAAACTGCAAAATATCTACTTAGACCAGCTAAATGTTCCCAAACTTAAAGATTTTTCACTTTCCATTTCAATTCCAGAGGGTGAAACTCACGTGGTAGTTGATAAGGTGTGTGGGACTAGGGGTTTCTCATGCTCTAGCTATATGCTTACGAACACGGTAACAGAGAAAACTGATGTCTATAGTTTCGGTGTGGTCTTATTAGAGCTTTTAACCGGACAAGATTCTGCCGGTTTGTTGAGATTAGCATATGGCAATAATATTTTGGTggattattttcttgaaaacaatAAGAAGTTGAAGGATTCTTTGAGAAACCGTGCTTTAAATGAGATTGTGGATCCTGCAATCCTGGGCGAGGGAGGCGTTGGTGTGGAGCAGCAATTGCAGTCTGTTGTGCAGCTTTCTGTCATATGCATAGAGGATGATCCAGTGATAAGGCCGACGATGGTGGAGGTTACCAAAGAACTCAGGCGGATTGAGAGGTACATAGCATAA